A window of Amycolatopsis australiensis contains these coding sequences:
- a CDS encoding YeiH family protein: MTTFRDAPVAAPASPARRSRALPGVLVAVVVAAVATALGELVPVVGGPVFGIVLGAVTAAVVPALRGERWAPGYAVAAKPVLQASIVVLGTGLSLSQVLRVGGQSLPVMLGTLAVALGGAWLLGRWLGVRGDTQTLIGVGTGICGASAIAATTAVIKPRQAEVAYAIGTIFTFNIAAVLLFPPLGHLLGLDAHAFGLWAGTAINDTSSVVAASYAYGGDAGSYGLVVKLTRTLTLIPIVMVLAVLKARREAGRPGSGVHALPWRKIVPLFLLGFIAAATLNTLGVVPGSWHPALSVLGTFLITTALAGIGLAMRPADLRRAGPRPLLLGGLLWVAVAAASLALQALTGTL; the protein is encoded by the coding sequence GTGACCACATTCCGAGACGCACCGGTGGCGGCGCCGGCGTCGCCCGCCCGCCGGTCTCGGGCGCTGCCGGGCGTGCTGGTGGCCGTCGTGGTCGCGGCGGTCGCGACCGCGCTCGGCGAACTGGTCCCGGTCGTCGGCGGCCCGGTTTTCGGCATCGTGCTCGGCGCGGTCACCGCCGCCGTCGTCCCGGCACTGCGGGGCGAGCGGTGGGCGCCGGGCTATGCGGTGGCGGCCAAGCCGGTACTGCAAGCTTCGATCGTGGTCCTCGGCACCGGGCTGTCCCTGTCGCAGGTGCTGCGGGTCGGCGGACAGTCGCTGCCGGTCATGCTCGGCACGCTCGCCGTCGCGCTCGGCGGCGCGTGGCTGCTGGGCCGGTGGCTCGGCGTCCGCGGCGACACGCAAACCCTCATCGGCGTCGGCACCGGGATCTGCGGCGCGTCCGCGATCGCGGCCACCACCGCGGTCATCAAGCCGCGGCAAGCGGAAGTCGCCTACGCCATCGGGACCATTTTCACCTTCAACATCGCGGCCGTGCTGCTCTTCCCGCCGCTCGGGCATCTGCTCGGCCTGGACGCGCACGCGTTCGGCCTGTGGGCGGGCACCGCGATCAACGACACCTCGTCGGTCGTCGCCGCGTCCTACGCCTACGGCGGCGACGCCGGTTCGTACGGCCTGGTCGTCAAGCTGACCCGCACGCTCACGCTGATCCCGATCGTCATGGTGCTGGCCGTGTTGAAGGCACGCCGCGAGGCCGGACGGCCGGGCTCCGGCGTCCACGCGCTGCCGTGGCGGAAGATCGTCCCGCTGTTCCTGCTCGGGTTCATCGCCGCGGCGACGCTGAACACCCTCGGCGTCGTCCCCGGCTCCTGGCACCCCGCGCTGTCGGTGCTGGGCACGTTCCTCATCACGACGGCGCTCGCCGGCATCGGGCTCGCGATGCGCCCGGCCGACCTGCGCCGCGCCGGGCCCCGGCCGCTGCTGCTGGGCGGCCTGCTCTGGGTCGCCGTCGCGGCGGCGAGCCTCGCCCTCCAAGCCCTGACCGGCACCCTCTGA
- a CDS encoding class I SAM-dependent methyltransferase, whose amino-acid sequence MRRVLGLPPDLQSTSLLGEAGLDEVVSALDLCAERTLADLACGRGGYGLEIARRSGCRVVGIDFSVVAIEQAQRRARELGLADRADFRVGELTATGLSTASVDAVLIVDSIQFAEPLPDALRECRRIVRPGGRVIVTCWEALDADDERLSPRLRQLDLARQLPRAGFVDVEVTDKPVWRRAEHALWREALTVEISDDPALRSMQEEGQRVLATFDGLRRVLATARAPRAVPWSPT is encoded by the coding sequence GTGCGGCGGGTGCTGGGGCTTCCGCCGGATCTGCAGTCCACCAGCCTGCTGGGCGAAGCTGGGCTCGATGAAGTTGTGTCGGCGCTCGACCTGTGTGCTGAGCGAACTCTGGCCGATCTGGCGTGCGGTCGCGGCGGATACGGGCTGGAGATCGCGCGACGCAGTGGTTGTCGGGTGGTGGGGATCGACTTTTCCGTCGTCGCGATCGAGCAGGCCCAGCGCCGGGCACGGGAGTTGGGGCTGGCGGATCGCGCTGACTTCCGCGTGGGTGAGCTGACCGCTACGGGACTGAGCACGGCGTCGGTCGACGCGGTGCTCATCGTTGATTCCATCCAGTTCGCCGAGCCGCTACCGGACGCATTGCGAGAGTGCCGTCGAATCGTTCGCCCCGGCGGACGTGTGATTGTCACCTGCTGGGAAGCCCTCGACGCGGACGACGAACGGCTGTCGCCGCGACTGCGGCAGCTGGATCTGGCCCGGCAATTGCCGCGTGCCGGGTTCGTGGATGTCGAGGTCACCGACAAACCGGTGTGGCGTCGGGCCGAGCATGCGCTGTGGCGCGAAGCCCTCACCGTTGAGATCAGCGACGACCCTGCACTGCGGTCGATGCAGGAAGAGGGGCAACGCGTGCTCGCGACCTTTGACGGGTTGCGCCGGGTCCTCGCCACGGCACGCGCACCCCGCGCAGTCCCGTGGTCGCCAACCTGA
- a CDS encoding alkaline phosphatase family protein → MAVTGPISHVVIMVQENHTTDNYFRSMAAFGANVANRWPTSPNPPKSDQPHDRHAYYRWLTKKITGAHVQFDTVKDLPFYAWLAARGAFIENHCAGYGTNSTPNHLLIVGGQTPTLRNPPPGQAPPLWDMPSLPGLAADHGLSWKAYTGSSGYPVEFYQQLKGSPNIVRSADIITDAQSRTLPALSMVWHDSPYDEHPPANVSNGMDAIWQIVDAVVKAGAWESTVFMLTWDDWGGYDDHVVTPNVETSLDGVQLAYGPRVPLLMFGGRVRPGIDHRWSWHPSIPKTAIDLLGLPKLGVPRIDGDKGLADLVDLSGSPELNPAPPAHGTKITQPVPPKPAPTPAPVPPPPIAKPTTVGPIVLRDGSALPPPDDVPLR, encoded by the coding sequence ATGGCTGTCACCGGCCCGATCTCTCACGTCGTCATCATGGTCCAGGAGAACCACACCACCGACAACTACTTCCGGTCCATGGCAGCCTTCGGCGCCAACGTCGCGAACCGGTGGCCCACCTCGCCGAACCCGCCGAAATCGGACCAGCCGCACGACCGGCACGCCTACTACCGCTGGCTGACCAAGAAGATCACCGGCGCCCATGTGCAGTTCGACACCGTCAAAGATCTTCCGTTCTACGCCTGGCTCGCCGCCCGCGGCGCGTTCATCGAGAACCATTGCGCCGGCTACGGCACCAACTCCACGCCGAACCACCTGCTCATCGTCGGCGGTCAGACGCCGACGCTGCGCAACCCGCCCCCTGGTCAGGCTCCGCCGCTGTGGGACATGCCGTCGCTGCCCGGCCTCGCCGCCGACCACGGCCTCAGCTGGAAGGCCTACACCGGCAGCAGTGGCTACCCCGTCGAGTTCTACCAGCAGCTCAAGGGCTCCCCGAACATCGTCCGCTCGGCCGACATCATCACCGACGCGCAATCCCGGACCTTGCCCGCACTGTCGATGGTCTGGCACGACTCGCCCTACGACGAGCACCCGCCCGCGAACGTGAGCAACGGGATGGACGCGATCTGGCAGATCGTCGACGCGGTCGTGAAGGCGGGCGCCTGGGAATCGACCGTCTTCATGCTGACCTGGGACGACTGGGGCGGCTACGACGACCACGTGGTCACACCCAACGTCGAGACCAGCCTCGACGGCGTCCAGCTCGCCTACGGACCCCGCGTCCCGCTGCTGATGTTCGGCGGACGTGTCCGGCCGGGCATCGACCACCGCTGGTCGTGGCACCCGAGCATCCCCAAGACCGCCATCGACCTGCTGGGCCTGCCCAAACTCGGCGTGCCCAGGATCGACGGCGACAAGGGCCTCGCCGACCTCGTGGACCTCTCCGGCTCACCGGAACTCAACCCGGCCCCGCCCGCGCACGGCACGAAGATCACCCAGCCCGTCCCGCCCAAGCCCGCTCCGACGCCGGCCCCGGTGCCCCCTCCCCCGATCGCCAAGCCCACCACGGTCGGCCCCATCGTGCTGCGCGATGGCTCCGCCTTGCCACCACCCGATGACGTCCCACTGCGGTGA
- a CDS encoding DUF3558 domain-containing protein, protein MARRPDGGAGMRTAILGCAALVSASLLAGCGPSEPERVLAQPPAPVQTGAPLPPDHVDQPVDLTKFDTDPCSLLTTEQVAAVVADPPDGVRPVRQTTAPTYGCSWVEPFGANATASKPANGPRTLTELSATEARKHDELEPWTETSIDGLPAIVYHQRGSTDDCSVAVQVTDQQMLTFEIVGKDLPGNYWANDRCGGVAKMAEAVIGNLRKP, encoded by the coding sequence ATGGCGCGTCGACCCGACGGCGGCGCCGGCATGAGGACGGCAATCCTCGGCTGTGCGGCACTGGTGTCGGCGAGCCTGCTCGCCGGGTGCGGCCCGTCGGAGCCCGAGCGCGTGCTCGCCCAGCCGCCCGCGCCGGTGCAGACCGGCGCTCCACTGCCCCCGGACCACGTCGATCAGCCCGTCGACCTGACGAAATTCGACACCGACCCGTGCAGCCTGCTCACCACGGAGCAAGTCGCCGCGGTGGTGGCCGATCCACCCGACGGCGTGCGCCCGGTCAGGCAAACCACCGCGCCTACCTACGGGTGTTCGTGGGTTGAGCCCTTCGGTGCGAATGCGACCGCTTCGAAACCGGCCAACGGCCCGCGCACCCTCACCGAGCTGTCAGCGACGGAGGCGAGGAAACACGACGAACTGGAGCCGTGGACCGAAACATCCATCGACGGCCTGCCCGCCATCGTCTACCACCAGCGCGGCAGCACCGATGACTGCTCGGTGGCGGTACAGGTCACCGACCAGCAGATGCTCACCTTCGAGATCGTCGGCAAAGACCTGCCGGGCAACTACTGGGCCAACGACCGCTGCGGCGGCGTCGCGAAAATGGCCGAAGCCGTCATCGGCAACCTCCGCAAACCCTGA
- a CDS encoding DUF4231 domain-containing protein, which produces MTEQPLSETGSDDRKREAAHEVSQQQSALREAKIRQRLRYVWLIGSLIVTIGLGGATAYGFWITNRTPFSYVGLIAGAASTTAAAWLILRNRPDIADEAYQLSEREHKHMLLVSAISREAKKSLRVYRALSWRDIDVYRRKATRNRRVHNLFQAIIIVGSIVVTSLTSAGLTEPILRWGGAGIAALVSVSAGFTGYFKFRERGFNQQQTADAIEKEYNAVELRVGDYDIPDEDKALKIYAQKVEALKEEQRKRELQLEQSSSPEEKQ; this is translated from the coding sequence GTGACGGAGCAGCCATTGTCGGAAACCGGCAGCGACGACAGGAAACGCGAGGCAGCGCATGAAGTCTCGCAACAGCAAAGCGCGCTGCGGGAAGCGAAAATTAGGCAGCGGCTTCGCTATGTCTGGCTCATCGGCAGTCTGATCGTAACAATTGGACTCGGCGGGGCCACCGCTTACGGATTCTGGATCACCAACCGGACGCCGTTCAGCTACGTAGGCCTGATCGCAGGTGCGGCATCGACGACTGCGGCCGCATGGCTGATCCTGCGGAACCGGCCGGACATCGCTGATGAAGCCTATCAATTGTCCGAGCGCGAGCACAAACATATGTTGCTGGTTTCGGCCATCTCCCGTGAGGCCAAGAAGTCCCTGCGGGTGTACAGAGCTCTATCCTGGCGTGACATCGACGTCTACCGGCGCAAGGCCACCAGAAACCGCCGAGTCCACAACCTGTTCCAAGCAATCATCATCGTAGGTTCGATCGTGGTGACCAGCCTGACCAGCGCGGGCCTCACCGAACCGATACTGCGCTGGGGTGGTGCCGGTATCGCCGCCTTGGTCAGTGTCTCGGCCGGGTTTACCGGCTATTTCAAGTTCCGTGAACGCGGGTTCAACCAGCAACAGACCGCCGACGCGATTGAGAAGGAATACAACGCCGTCGAGCTCCGCGTTGGCGACTACGACATCCCCGATGAGGATAAGGCTCTCAAGATCTACGCGCAGAAGGTTGAGGCGTTGAAGGAGGAGCAACGTAAACGCGAACTACAGTTGGAACAAAGCTCCTCGCCCGAGGAAAAACAGTAG
- a CDS encoding GntR family transcriptional regulator yields MAPRTLSRSGTEPLWRQLQRELLTRLDAGEFADRFPGELALVDEYGVSRHTVRQALRQLRAEGVIVAERGRQPRVAPPAEIAQPMGALYSLFASVEAAGLSQHSVVRTFDVRADALVAERLNLEASTPLIYLERLRLAGDEPLALDRVWLPADLAQLLLQADFTHTGLYAELARRTGIKLDHGREEVHAVIPTAAERAQLACAHDVAAFAINRLSHARGRPVEWRHTLVRGDRFALTAEFSAAGYRLLGPA; encoded by the coding sequence ATGGCGCCGCGGACGCTCAGCCGCTCGGGCACCGAGCCGCTCTGGCGCCAGCTGCAGCGCGAGCTGCTGACCAGGCTCGACGCCGGCGAGTTCGCCGACCGGTTCCCGGGCGAGCTCGCACTGGTCGACGAGTACGGCGTGAGCAGGCACACGGTCCGGCAGGCGCTGCGGCAGCTGCGCGCGGAGGGCGTGATCGTCGCCGAGCGCGGCCGGCAGCCCCGCGTGGCGCCGCCGGCGGAGATCGCCCAGCCGATGGGGGCGCTCTACAGCCTGTTCGCGTCGGTCGAGGCGGCCGGGCTGTCGCAGCACAGCGTCGTGCGGACCTTCGACGTCCGCGCCGACGCCCTCGTCGCCGAACGGCTGAACCTGGAAGCCTCCACCCCGCTGATCTACCTCGAACGGCTGCGCCTCGCCGGGGACGAACCCCTCGCCCTCGACCGGGTCTGGCTCCCGGCCGACCTCGCGCAACTGTTGCTGCAGGCGGATTTCACCCACACCGGCCTCTACGCCGAACTGGCCCGGCGCACCGGGATCAAGCTGGATCACGGCCGGGAAGAGGTGCACGCGGTCATCCCCACCGCCGCCGAACGCGCCCAGCTGGCGTGCGCGCACGACGTCGCGGCATTCGCGATCAACCGGCTCAGCCACGCGCGCGGGCGACCGGTGGAGTGGCGCCACACCCTGGTCCGCGGCGACCGGTTCGCGCTGACCGCGGAGTTCTCGGCGGCGGGCTACCGGCTGCTCGGACCCGCCTGA
- a CDS encoding YbaB/EbfC family nucleoid-associated protein: MNALGRDLRLVQQQAGELDARLAAARHTGRPTDQLVTAVVTGQGALLDLRIENRALAGTNAHKLGCRSSKRSTPRAPRPARRRHRS; this comes from the coding sequence GTGAATGCTCTGGGCCGCGATCTGCGGCTGGTGCAGCAGCAAGCCGGTGAGCTGGACGCGCGGCTGGCGGCCGCCCGGCACACGGGACGTCCAACCGATCAGCTGGTCACCGCCGTGGTGACCGGCCAAGGCGCACTGCTCGATCTGCGCATCGAGAATCGGGCACTCGCCGGTACGAACGCGCACAAGCTGGGCTGTCGATCGTCGAAGCGGTCCACGCCTCGCGCGCCGCGGCCAGCGCGGCGGCGGCACCGCAGTTGA
- a CDS encoding helix-turn-helix domain-containing protein: MTARAMATGEAVPVTRQFDLTEYRRVLGSELQRSRRRRGLTRQQLTAELDGTVSTSTLAAYESGVRQCAVLRLSEICVALGESAHELLERVGDRLGMSGQWPVPLDLNRLAEDESAPLESLRRWARVRLRDASTPEVLVPEYAFAPLATLSGSSVEDIRRLLFALYR; encoded by the coding sequence ATGACCGCTCGCGCGATGGCCACCGGCGAAGCCGTGCCCGTAACTCGCCAGTTCGACCTCACCGAGTACCGGCGGGTTCTGGGCAGCGAGCTGCAGCGGTCACGGCGAAGGCGAGGCCTCACCCGTCAGCAGCTGACCGCGGAACTGGACGGCACGGTCTCGACCTCCACCCTGGCGGCATACGAGTCCGGCGTTCGCCAGTGTGCGGTGCTGCGGCTCAGCGAGATCTGCGTGGCCCTGGGCGAATCGGCGCACGAACTGCTGGAGCGAGTCGGTGATCGCTTGGGCATGAGCGGCCAGTGGCCGGTCCCGCTGGACCTGAACCGGCTCGCCGAGGACGAGTCCGCGCCGCTGGAGTCGCTGCGCCGCTGGGCTCGCGTCCGGCTCCGGGACGCTTCGACGCCGGAGGTGCTGGTTCCCGAGTACGCGTTCGCCCCGCTGGCGACGCTGAGCGGCTCGAGCGTCGAAGACATCCGCCGTCTGCTCTTCGCTCTTTATCGCTGA
- a CDS encoding polysaccharide lyase 6 family protein — MVPTLSPTRSRSALAAAGVAGLLAVCGPMAAPAGAAAGPRTLTASSPGQLTAALAQARPGDRVEVAAGAYATGLIRVPHSGTAQAPITIAAAQPGQVRFTGAGGLDLTGASHVVVQGFAFDNDAGLTVPGNAAANRITRNTFSGNPGGADLTVKADDTEVDHNTFQNRTTQGVYLQVVGPGAHDMAQRVHVHHNYFYNHQYHGANGGESIRFGLSGRQHAVANGLIEDNLFAKADGDSEAISIKSTSNVVQYNTIVNSRGTISLRHGWNTRVEGNILIGGSTGIRFFGNNHVIVNNVVEDTTGPAMEVGGGEVRDDTTSGTDHEAADHCLAAFNTLSGSGPLVWYNSGKPFPPSDDTLADNILLGHGQPAAKESGTSSHFTGNILFGSPAGTLPAGAYKTVDPKLVKDAHGLLRPAADSPAIGAATGSFPQVTLDIDQQTRPAAKDTGADQHNIATPARPLTPADVGPNAP, encoded by the coding sequence ATGGTCCCCACCCTTTCCCCGACCCGAAGTCGCAGCGCATTGGCCGCGGCCGGCGTCGCCGGACTGCTCGCCGTCTGCGGTCCGATGGCCGCCCCGGCCGGCGCGGCCGCCGGGCCCCGGACACTGACCGCGTCGTCACCGGGCCAGCTCACCGCGGCTCTGGCACAGGCGCGGCCGGGCGACCGGGTCGAGGTGGCCGCCGGCGCCTACGCCACCGGCCTGATCCGGGTGCCGCACTCGGGCACCGCGCAGGCGCCGATCACCATCGCCGCGGCCCAGCCCGGGCAGGTCCGGTTCACCGGGGCCGGCGGGCTGGACCTGACCGGTGCGTCCCACGTCGTCGTGCAGGGCTTCGCGTTCGACAACGACGCCGGGCTGACCGTGCCGGGCAACGCCGCCGCCAACCGGATTACGCGGAACACCTTCAGCGGGAATCCGGGCGGCGCCGACCTGACGGTGAAGGCCGACGACACCGAGGTCGACCACAACACGTTCCAGAACCGGACGACGCAGGGGGTCTACCTCCAGGTCGTCGGACCCGGCGCGCACGACATGGCCCAACGAGTCCACGTGCACCACAACTACTTCTACAACCACCAGTACCATGGCGCAAACGGCGGCGAGTCGATCCGCTTCGGTCTCTCCGGCCGCCAGCACGCGGTGGCGAACGGGCTGATCGAGGACAACCTGTTCGCCAAGGCCGACGGCGACTCGGAAGCGATTTCCATCAAGTCGACCAGCAACGTGGTGCAGTACAACACGATCGTCAACAGCCGGGGAACGATCTCTTTGCGGCACGGGTGGAACACGCGCGTCGAGGGCAACATCCTCATCGGCGGCAGCACCGGCATCCGCTTCTTCGGCAACAACCACGTCATCGTCAACAACGTCGTCGAGGACACCACGGGCCCGGCGATGGAGGTCGGCGGCGGCGAGGTCCGCGACGACACCACCAGCGGCACCGATCACGAGGCCGCCGACCACTGCCTGGCCGCGTTCAACACGCTCTCCGGCAGCGGCCCGCTCGTCTGGTACAACAGCGGCAAGCCGTTCCCACCGTCGGACGACACGCTCGCCGACAACATCCTGCTCGGCCACGGCCAGCCGGCGGCCAAGGAGAGCGGCACGTCCTCGCACTTCACCGGCAACATCCTGTTCGGCTCCCCCGCCGGCACCCTGCCCGCGGGCGCGTACAAGACAGTCGACCCGAAGCTGGTGAAGGACGCACACGGCCTGCTGCGGCCCGCCGCCGACAGTCCGGCGATCGGCGCGGCGACCGGCTCGTTCCCGCAGGTGACGCTCGACATCGACCAGCAGACCCGGCCGGCCGCCAAGGACACCGGCGCCGATCAGCACAACATCGCCACCCCGGCCCGGCCGCTGACCCCGGCCGACGTCGGCCCCAACGCGCCGTAA